Proteins co-encoded in one Myxococcales bacterium genomic window:
- a CDS encoding transposase zinc-binding domain-containing protein translates to MGHPAHTRPEPSRVRHRPESTLLYQTVAEHWPAFLERADEHGGLPRFVVKEFEAYLRCGQLEHGCLHLVCRDCGYSSSSRSVARSAGSVHPVWAAGWLTPRCTWSRRCCRACPSVIGSALCPGVYARCSGTTASSAPRW, encoded by the coding sequence GTGGGCCACCCCGCACACACCCGTCCCGAGCCCTCGCGCGTCCGGCATCGACCGGAGAGCACGCTGCTCTACCAGACAGTGGCGGAGCACTGGCCGGCGTTCCTCGAGCGCGCGGACGAGCACGGCGGCCTGCCGCGCTTCGTGGTGAAAGAGTTCGAGGCCTACCTGCGCTGCGGGCAGCTGGAGCACGGCTGCCTGCACCTTGTGTGTCGTGACTGCGGGTACTCGAGCTCGTCGCGCTCAGTTGCAAGAAGCGCGGGTTCTGTCCATCCTGTTTGGGCCGCCGGATGGCTGACACCGCGGTGCACTTGGAGCAGGCGGTGCTGCCGCGCGTGCCCATCCGTCATTGGATCTGCTCTTTGCCCTGGGGTCTACGCTCGCTGCTCGGGTACGACCGCAAGCTCTGCTCCGAGGTGGTGA
- a CDS encoding sigma-54-dependent Fis family transcriptional regulator, with the protein MSRVLVTWCGATDLKAGQGDPSVGLGPVAQAAAARNFDQIVVLSNYARTESAAYDAWLKTKTKTPVVLRTETLRSPTDYADIYRVVSKTLDWISAKLAPRGKLTFHLSPGTPAMATVWILLAPKYGAELIQSSREAGVENANLPFEIAAEFVPALVKRAGAELERLGEGVRPEDPSFKDILHRSDSMKRLLERAQQAAPYDAPILIEGESGTGKELLAAALHKASGRRGRFVPVNCGAIPRDLVESAFFGHTRGAFTGATDERAGAFESADGGTLFLDEVGELPLEAQVKLLRALQEKKIQRIGARTEKAVDVRVVAATNRDLLAEVRAGRFREDLYFRLAVLLLRSPPLREREGDLSLLLDRQLETLNAERPAISRKKLSSAAKSLLLRHDWPGNVRELQATLLRAFVWSKGATIDDAAVREALVPGARSRQGEVLDRPLAAGFRIQDPVSEVVRHYLGRALAEAHGNKTRAAALVGFSSYQTLTNWLKKYGVEG; encoded by the coding sequence ATGTCGCGCGTCCTCGTCACCTGGTGTGGGGCCACGGATCTCAAGGCCGGGCAGGGCGACCCTTCGGTGGGGCTGGGGCCGGTGGCTCAGGCCGCCGCGGCCCGGAACTTCGACCAGATCGTGGTCCTCTCGAACTACGCCAGGACCGAGAGCGCGGCCTACGACGCCTGGCTCAAGACCAAGACGAAGACACCGGTCGTGCTCCGCACCGAGACGCTGCGCTCTCCCACCGACTACGCCGACATCTACCGGGTGGTCTCGAAGACCCTCGACTGGATCAGCGCCAAGCTGGCGCCAAGAGGCAAGCTCACCTTCCACCTCAGCCCCGGCACGCCGGCGATGGCCACTGTCTGGATCCTCCTGGCGCCCAAATACGGTGCGGAGCTCATCCAGTCATCGCGCGAAGCGGGCGTCGAGAACGCGAACCTCCCTTTCGAGATTGCGGCTGAGTTCGTGCCTGCCCTGGTCAAGCGGGCGGGCGCGGAGCTGGAGCGTCTGGGCGAGGGCGTACGCCCCGAAGACCCCAGCTTCAAAGACATCCTGCACCGCAGCGACTCTATGAAGCGGCTACTTGAACGCGCGCAACAAGCGGCGCCGTACGACGCGCCAATCCTCATCGAGGGCGAGTCCGGCACGGGGAAGGAGCTGCTCGCCGCCGCGCTCCACAAGGCCAGCGGGCGGCGTGGGCGCTTCGTTCCGGTCAACTGCGGCGCCATCCCGCGAGATCTCGTGGAATCTGCCTTCTTCGGGCACACCCGCGGCGCCTTCACTGGCGCGACGGACGAGCGTGCCGGCGCCTTCGAGAGCGCGGACGGCGGCACGCTGTTTCTCGACGAGGTCGGCGAGCTCCCGCTCGAAGCCCAGGTCAAGCTGCTGCGCGCGCTCCAGGAAAAGAAGATCCAGCGGATCGGCGCCAGGACGGAGAAGGCCGTGGACGTCCGGGTGGTCGCCGCCACCAACCGCGACCTGCTGGCCGAGGTCCGTGCCGGCCGATTCCGCGAGGATCTCTACTTCCGCCTTGCCGTGCTCCTCCTGCGCAGCCCGCCGCTCCGCGAACGCGAAGGCGATCTCTCGCTGCTCCTCGATCGCCAGCTCGAGACGCTGAACGCCGAGCGCCCGGCCATCAGCCGGAAGAAGCTCTCCAGCGCGGCCAAGAGCCTGCTCCTGCGCCACGACTGGCCCGGCAACGTACGCGAGCTGCAGGCCACGCTGCTCCGAGCATTCGTCTGGTCCAAAGGTGCGACCATCGATGACGCAGCGGTGCGCGAGGCCCTCGTCCCCGGCGCGCGCTCGAGGCAGGGCGAAGTCCTCGACCGGCCGCTCGCCGCGGGATTTCGCATTCAAGATCCGGTCAGCGAGGTCGTTCGACACTACCTGGGCCGCGCGCTCGCGGAGGCCCACGGCAACAAGACCAGGGCGGCCGCGCTCGTGGGATTCTCCAGCTATCAGACATTGACCAACTGGCTGAAGAAGTATGGGGTAGAGGGGTGA
- a CDS encoding transposase — MQRTDSALRLNVHFHALVLDGVYVHADGDPRAPLEFRELDAPTHADVAQVAARTAARIESILKAHGRSLDPELGEQELPELCFDEPGLAACYAAAAQGIGVSGERAGKPLLRLVVPAELPERSRAADATDAPIAEVRGINLHAAQVIDGRDRRRVERLAKYITRPPIAQDRLERRQDGRLELIFKKVWRDGTRALVLEPHDLIARLVAAVPPPRFHMLRYFGVLSSHSSRRALVVPKPPVDAACHKPPPARGDQLELLGEKDDAPVGRKRWAWLLAHVFAADVETCPRCSGPMRWAEVATSRAAITRLIAEHEDGLGSRAPPTARVPVRVPEQLGMGFGER, encoded by the coding sequence GTGCAGAGGACGGACAGCGCGCTCCGGCTCAACGTGCACTTCCACGCACTCGTGCTCGATGGCGTGTACGTGCACGCGGACGGCGACCCGCGCGCGCCGCTCGAGTTCCGGGAGCTCGACGCGCCCACGCACGCGGACGTGGCGCAGGTCGCAGCGCGCACTGCGGCCCGCATCGAGAGCATCCTCAAAGCGCACGGGCGGAGCCTCGACCCCGAGCTCGGTGAGCAGGAGCTGCCGGAGCTCTGCTTTGACGAGCCGGGGCTGGCTGCGTGTTACGCGGCGGCAGCTCAGGGCATTGGCGTGAGCGGTGAGCGTGCAGGCAAGCCGCTCTTGCGGTTGGTCGTGCCGGCGGAGTTGCCCGAGCGCTCGCGTGCCGCGGACGCGACGGATGCGCCCATCGCGGAGGTGCGCGGCATCAACTTGCATGCGGCGCAGGTCATCGACGGCCGAGATCGGCGACGAGTGGAGCGGCTCGCTAAATACATCACGCGCCCTCCGATCGCGCAGGACCGCCTCGAGCGCCGGCAGGACGGCAGGCTCGAGCTCATCTTCAAGAAGGTGTGGCGGGACGGCACCCGCGCGCTGGTGCTCGAGCCCCACGACCTGATTGCGCGGTTGGTGGCGGCCGTGCCGCCTCCACGCTTTCACATGCTCCGGTATTTCGGGGTGCTCTCGAGCCACTCATCGCGCCGGGCCCTCGTCGTGCCCAAGCCGCCCGTGGATGCGGCCTGTCACAAGCCACCTCCGGCTCGAGGCGATCAGCTCGAGCTGCTCGGCGAGAAGGACGATGCGCCGGTCGGGCGGAAGCGGTGGGCGTGGTTGCTGGCGCACGTGTTCGCCGCCGATGTCGAGACGTGCCCACGTTGCTCCGGCCCGATGAGGTGGGCGGAGGTCGCCACGAGTCGCGCGGCCATCACGCGGCTGATTGCGGAGCACGAGGACGGCCTCGGATCGAGAGCGCCGCCCACGGCGAGAGTCCCCGTCCGCGTGCCCGAGCAATTGGGGATGGGGTTCGGGGAGAGGTGA
- a CDS encoding recombinase zinc beta ribbon domain-containing protein, producing the protein MLRHPIYGGAFVFGRSETLRELDPQTQKLSLRRGRRGMVDWPVLIKDHHPAYISFETFLKNQESLRANSVIPVPADEAHQGAAREGRALLQGLMRCGHCGRRMYVNYGGERAVRTLQYRCSRPLAAVAGQDCQLIGGKRIEALVVEAFLDVSAAAGIEAAALAGETLRLEIEATERSWHLQIEKAEYEAQRAERQYLAVEPENRTVARELERRWNERLVELEALRAQAARTRRTQRPLSDEELARAQELGKDLHEVWSAPSTTVRDRKRLLRALIEEVQVKSDEKRHLLRIVWKGGAVTDRDLVRYRSKGPHAHATSEEIIELVRKLATEFDDVQIAGILNRQGHKSGLGRAFTKSSVLSLRGSHQIPKCPTPKPRDEREGPFTADQAARELGVSMHTIHRWLRDGTLSGQQATEKAPWRIVLTEDVRRRLTSGSAPENWVGLAKAARRLGLAKSLVAHLVKQGKLRAVRTVVRNRECWRIDVSSADHAPQTDLFDRMRNGKKREP; encoded by the coding sequence ATGCTGCGCCACCCGATCTATGGCGGCGCCTTCGTCTTCGGACGCAGCGAAACCCTGCGCGAGCTCGATCCGCAGACGCAGAAGCTGTCGCTGCGGCGAGGGCGGCGGGGGATGGTCGACTGGCCCGTCTTGATCAAGGACCATCATCCGGCATACATCTCTTTCGAAACGTTCCTCAAAAACCAGGAGAGCCTGCGCGCCAACAGCGTGATTCCAGTCCCCGCCGACGAAGCTCACCAAGGAGCCGCTCGTGAAGGTCGAGCGCTTTTGCAGGGCCTGATGCGTTGTGGGCACTGCGGCCGGCGCATGTACGTCAACTACGGCGGTGAGCGCGCCGTTCGGACGCTGCAGTATCGTTGCTCGCGTCCGCTCGCCGCCGTCGCAGGGCAGGACTGCCAGCTCATTGGCGGCAAGCGCATCGAAGCGCTGGTGGTCGAGGCGTTCCTCGACGTGTCGGCCGCTGCCGGGATTGAAGCGGCGGCGCTGGCGGGCGAAACGCTGCGGCTCGAAATCGAGGCGACAGAGCGCTCCTGGCACTTGCAGATCGAAAAGGCCGAGTACGAGGCTCAGCGTGCGGAGCGGCAGTACCTGGCAGTAGAGCCCGAAAACCGCACCGTGGCCCGCGAGCTCGAGCGGCGCTGGAACGAGCGCCTGGTCGAGCTCGAAGCGCTGCGCGCGCAAGCGGCGCGGACGCGCAGGACCCAGCGTCCGCTGAGCGACGAAGAGCTTGCCCGCGCCCAGGAGCTCGGAAAAGACCTGCATGAGGTATGGAGCGCACCGAGCACGACCGTGCGCGATCGCAAGCGCCTGCTACGTGCGCTGATCGAGGAAGTGCAGGTCAAGAGCGACGAGAAACGTCACCTGCTGCGCATCGTGTGGAAGGGAGGTGCGGTTACGGATCGTGACCTCGTCCGTTACCGCTCAAAGGGTCCTCATGCACACGCCACCTCTGAGGAGATCATCGAGCTGGTGCGCAAACTGGCGACGGAGTTCGACGACGTGCAGATCGCCGGCATCCTCAACCGGCAAGGGCACAAGAGCGGCCTGGGACGCGCCTTCACGAAGTCGAGCGTCCTGTCGCTTCGTGGCAGTCACCAGATCCCGAAGTGTCCAACTCCCAAACCGCGCGATGAGCGCGAAGGCCCCTTCACCGCCGATCAAGCCGCGCGCGAGCTCGGCGTCTCAATGCACACCATCCATCGCTGGCTCCGCGACGGCACGCTGTCGGGGCAGCAAGCCACCGAAAAGGCTCCCTGGCGGATCGTGCTCACCGAAGACGTTCGACGTCGCCTGACCAGCGGCTCCGCGCCGGAGAACTGGGTCGGGCTAGCGAAGGCGGCACGCCGCCTTGGCCTGGCAAAGTCGCTCGTTGCCCATCTGGTCAAGCAGGGCAAGCTCCGGGCGGTCCGCACTGTCGTGCGCAACCGCGAGTGCTGGCGAATCGACGTTTCTTCCGCAGATCACGCGCCCCAAACCGACCTCTTTGACCGAATGCGCAACGGTAAGAAAAGGGAACCGTAG
- a CDS encoding DEAD/DEAH box helicase family protein, whose amino-acid sequence MKSQNFEFLRTKRSALADLAGFAERYVYSDPASSLLKQRGFVEHVVASIYQTYRLQPPYSDNLNDLMNADAFRQSVPDVLQNKLHTVRKAGNHAAHPRQPMTSQRALDCLHQLFDIAQWFHLQVDSGRRDDCPRYAPPGPESLPNGKAKEALEKLRLAEAKYEAVLAELEAETKRRLAAERAAEQHETQLEQLKDEGQKVASVLHFNEATTRSRLIDQMLIEAGWNVGLNGIDTDEVRQEVQLSTMPTESGEGYADYVLYGDDGKPLAVIEAKKTAKDARVGSEQARMYATCLEKETGVRPVVFFTNGPDTYLWDDAQGYPYRKVYGFYSKDSLEYLLHQRANKRALASVDPNLAIAGRMYQLEAVKRVCERFENKFRKALLVQATGTGKTRVAISLCDALMRAGWAKRILFLCDRRELRKQADRVFKEFMPGEPRVVVDRSTSSDRDKRIYLATYPAMMKCYEDFDVGFFDLIVADESHRSIYKKFRALFQYFDALEVGLTATPVRFIERNTYDLFACEDRDPTSHYSFEDAINATPPFLVPFRVRAFTSQFREQGLRYSQMSTDQREQLEDQDDAPQLVEYEAQELDKNVFNKDTTRFIWRSLMEEGIREGTGSRVGKTIVFARNHNHAVHLAEVFAEMYPQYGSGFCRVIDNQEPKAEQLIDDFKNKDNELTIAISVDMLDTGIDVPEVVNLVLAKPVKSYVKFWQMLGRGTRLCENLFGLGRNKSEFLIFDHWSNFWFFEEKYTEKQPSVQKSLLQQVFEARVAIAEAALDKMDDPVFQSSVDLLVQDVRAAKDAGSIEVRDRWRELELLSERDRLAQFAAVTRADLLSVAAPLMQWRNVRGDEDAYRFDLLVTRLELELLRGGPSAPRVQDLKSRVEAEVELLMKNQNPVKAKAAIINAVRSKDFWTSVSVPKLEEVRGELRGIMKYQQQVPITRLGPQIYDVADAGFSGHSYIPRLEGLDLVEYRRRVESVLRDRFAQNPTLQRIRAGKAVQEAELEELAKLVLEVDDKANVRHLAGHDPDSRRSLLAVFRGLVGLEAAAVEQAFTGFVHNHPRLSSQQLRFLQVLQNYIAQNGGIEIERLYEPPFTTVHAESVDGVFTSPGEVDEILAILSAFEPKKVSPTDPPPASRAS is encoded by the coding sequence ATGAAGTCGCAGAACTTCGAGTTCCTGCGGACCAAGCGGTCCGCGCTCGCGGACTTGGCTGGCTTCGCGGAGCGCTACGTCTACTCCGATCCAGCCAGCTCGCTGCTGAAACAACGCGGCTTTGTCGAGCACGTGGTGGCGAGCATCTACCAGACCTACCGCCTGCAGCCTCCGTACAGCGACAACCTGAACGATCTGATGAACGCCGACGCCTTTCGGCAGTCCGTCCCCGACGTCCTCCAGAACAAGCTCCACACGGTGCGCAAGGCGGGCAACCACGCGGCGCACCCGCGCCAGCCAATGACCAGCCAGCGCGCCCTTGACTGCTTGCATCAGCTCTTCGACATCGCGCAGTGGTTCCACCTGCAGGTGGACTCTGGCCGCCGCGACGACTGTCCGAGATACGCTCCGCCAGGCCCCGAGTCGCTCCCCAATGGCAAGGCGAAAGAAGCGCTGGAGAAGCTCCGGCTGGCCGAGGCCAAGTACGAAGCCGTGCTCGCCGAGCTCGAGGCGGAGACGAAGCGGCGCCTCGCGGCTGAGCGTGCCGCCGAACAGCACGAGACCCAGCTGGAGCAGCTCAAGGACGAAGGCCAGAAGGTCGCGTCCGTGCTGCACTTCAACGAGGCGACGACGCGCAGCCGCCTTATTGACCAGATGCTGATCGAGGCGGGCTGGAACGTCGGCCTGAACGGCATCGACACCGACGAGGTCCGCCAGGAGGTGCAGCTCTCGACCATGCCGACCGAGTCGGGGGAGGGGTATGCCGACTACGTGCTCTACGGCGACGACGGCAAGCCTCTTGCCGTCATCGAGGCGAAGAAGACGGCAAAGGACGCTCGCGTCGGCTCCGAGCAGGCGCGCATGTACGCCACCTGTCTCGAGAAAGAGACCGGTGTGCGCCCGGTCGTCTTCTTCACGAACGGGCCCGACACGTACCTGTGGGACGACGCCCAGGGCTACCCCTACCGCAAGGTCTACGGCTTCTACTCGAAGGACAGCCTGGAGTACCTGCTGCACCAGAGGGCCAACAAGAGGGCCCTCGCCAGCGTCGACCCGAACCTTGCCATCGCGGGCCGCATGTACCAGCTCGAAGCCGTGAAGCGGGTGTGCGAGCGCTTCGAGAACAAGTTTCGCAAGGCACTACTGGTGCAGGCCACCGGCACTGGCAAGACCCGCGTGGCCATCTCGCTCTGCGACGCGCTGATGCGCGCCGGCTGGGCGAAGCGGATCCTGTTTCTCTGCGACCGCCGGGAGCTCCGCAAGCAAGCGGACCGGGTCTTCAAGGAGTTCATGCCGGGCGAGCCGCGGGTGGTGGTCGACCGCAGCACGTCCAGCGACCGCGACAAGCGCATCTACCTGGCCACCTATCCGGCCATGATGAAGTGCTACGAAGACTTCGACGTCGGCTTCTTCGATCTGATCGTCGCCGACGAATCGCACCGCAGCATCTACAAGAAGTTTCGCGCGTTGTTTCAGTACTTCGACGCACTGGAGGTGGGGCTCACGGCGACGCCGGTGCGCTTCATCGAGCGCAACACCTATGACCTCTTCGCCTGCGAAGACCGGGACCCGACCTCGCACTACAGCTTCGAGGACGCGATCAACGCGACCCCGCCGTTCCTGGTGCCCTTCCGGGTGCGCGCGTTCACTAGCCAGTTCCGCGAGCAGGGGCTGCGGTACTCACAGATGTCCACGGACCAGCGCGAGCAGCTCGAGGACCAAGACGACGCGCCGCAGCTCGTGGAGTACGAGGCGCAGGAGCTGGACAAGAACGTCTTCAACAAGGACACGACGCGGTTCATCTGGCGCAGCCTCATGGAAGAGGGCATCCGCGAGGGGACGGGGAGTCGGGTTGGCAAGACCATCGTCTTCGCCCGCAACCACAACCACGCGGTGCACCTGGCCGAGGTCTTCGCGGAGATGTACCCGCAGTACGGCTCAGGCTTCTGCCGCGTGATCGACAACCAGGAGCCGAAGGCCGAGCAGCTCATCGACGACTTCAAGAACAAGGACAACGAGCTGACCATCGCCATCTCCGTGGACATGCTCGACACCGGCATCGACGTACCCGAGGTCGTGAACCTCGTCCTGGCCAAGCCGGTGAAGTCCTACGTGAAGTTCTGGCAGATGCTCGGTCGCGGCACTCGGCTCTGCGAGAACCTCTTCGGCCTCGGCCGGAACAAGAGCGAATTCCTGATCTTCGATCACTGGTCGAACTTCTGGTTCTTCGAGGAAAAGTACACGGAGAAGCAGCCCTCGGTGCAGAAGTCGCTGCTCCAGCAGGTCTTCGAGGCGCGGGTGGCCATCGCCGAGGCGGCGCTCGACAAGATGGACGACCCGGTCTTCCAGTCCAGTGTCGACCTGCTCGTTCAGGACGTCCGCGCGGCCAAGGACGCGGGGAGCATCGAGGTGCGGGACCGCTGGCGGGAGCTAGAGCTGCTCTCCGAGCGCGACCGCCTGGCCCAATTTGCGGCGGTGACCAGGGCCGATCTCCTCTCCGTTGCCGCCCCGCTCATGCAGTGGCGCAACGTGCGCGGTGACGAGGACGCCTACCGGTTCGACCTCCTCGTCACCCGCCTGGAGCTGGAGCTGCTGCGCGGCGGACCGAGCGCGCCACGGGTGCAAGATCTGAAGAGCCGTGTGGAAGCCGAGGTCGAGCTGCTGATGAAGAACCAGAACCCGGTGAAGGCCAAGGCGGCGATCATCAACGCGGTGCGGTCCAAGGACTTCTGGACGTCGGTGTCGGTTCCGAAGCTCGAAGAGGTCCGCGGCGAGCTGCGGGGCATCATGAAGTACCAGCAGCAGGTGCCCATCACGCGCCTGGGGCCGCAGATCTACGATGTGGCCGACGCGGGTTTCTCGGGCCACAGCTACATTCCGCGCCTGGAGGGGCTCGACCTCGTGGAGTACCGGCGGCGGGTCGAGTCAGTGCTGCGCGACCGCTTCGCGCAGAACCCGACGCTCCAGCGCATCCGCGCCGGAAAGGCGGTGCAGGAAGCCGAGCTGGAGGAGCTCGCCAAGCTCGTGCTCGAGGTCGATGACAAGGCCAACGTGCGGCACCTTGCCGGCCACGATCCCGACTCCCGGCGCAGCTTGCTCGCGGTCTTTCGAGGTCTGGTCGGCCTCGAGGCAGCCGCCGTGGAGCAGGCGTTCACTGGCTTCGTGCACAATCACCCGCGGCTCTCGTCGCAGCAGCTACGTTTTCTTCAGGTGCTCCAGAACTACATCGCCCAGAACGGCGGCATCGAGATCGAGCGCCTGTACGAGCCGCCCTTCACGACCGTCCACGCGGAGAGCGTCGACGGCGTGTTCACCAGTCCCGGCGAGGTCGACGAGATCCTCGCCATCCTGAGCGCCTTCGAGCCCAAGAAGGTCAGCCCCACCGATCCACCGCCTGCGAGCCGCGCATCATGA
- a CDS encoding transposase: MCRDCGYSELVALSCKKRGFCPSCLGRRMADTAVHLEQAVLPRVPIRHWICSLPWGLRSLLGYDRKLCSEVVSAFMAEVDRSLRWRAKRELGISSVASCHTGSVVAVQRTDSALRLNVHFHALVLDGVYVHADGDPRAPLEFRELDAPTHADVAQVAARTAARIESILKAHGRSLDPELGEQELPELCFDEPGLAACYAAAAQGIGVSGERAGKPLLRLVVPAELPERSRAADATDAPIAEVRGINLHAAQVIDGRDRRRVERLAKYITRPPIAQDRLERRQDGRLELIFKKVWRDGTRALVLEPHDLIARLVAAVPPPRFHMLRYFGVLSSHSSRRALVVPKPPVDAACHKPPPARGRSARAARREGRCAGRAEAVGVVAGARVRRRCRDVPTLLRPDEVGGGRHESRGHHAADCGARGRPRIESAAHGESPRPRARAIGDGVRGEVRRPKASLGRRCVAWAWRG, translated from the coding sequence GTGTGTCGTGACTGCGGGTACTCCGAGCTCGTCGCGCTCAGTTGCAAGAAGCGCGGGTTCTGTCCATCCTGTTTGGGCCGCCGGATGGCCGACACCGCGGTGCACTTGGAGCAGGCGGTGCTGCCGCGCGTGCCCATCCGTCATTGGATCTGCTCTTTGCCCTGGGGTCTACGCTCGCTGCTCGGGTACGACCGCAAGCTCTGCTCCGAGGTGGTGAGCGCGTTCATGGCGGAGGTGGACCGCTCGCTGCGCTGGCGCGCGAAGCGCGAGCTCGGCATTTCGAGTGTCGCAAGCTGCCACACCGGATCCGTGGTCGCTGTGCAGAGGACGGACAGCGCGCTCCGGCTCAACGTGCACTTCCACGCACTCGTGCTCGATGGCGTGTACGTGCACGCGGACGGCGACCCGCGCGCGCCGCTCGAGTTCCGGGAGCTCGACGCGCCCACGCACGCGGACGTGGCGCAGGTCGCAGCGCGCACTGCGGCCCGCATCGAGAGCATCCTCAAAGCGCACGGGCGGAGCCTCGACCCCGAGCTCGGTGAGCAGGAGCTGCCGGAGCTCTGCTTTGACGAGCCGGGGCTGGCTGCGTGTTACGCGGCGGCAGCTCAGGGCATTGGCGTGAGCGGTGAGCGTGCAGGCAAGCCGCTCTTGCGGTTGGTCGTGCCGGCGGAGTTGCCCGAGCGCTCGCGTGCCGCGGACGCGACGGATGCGCCCATCGCGGAGGTGCGCGGCATCAACTTGCATGCGGCGCAGGTCATCGACGGCCGAGATCGGCGACGAGTGGAGCGGCTCGCTAAATACATCACGCGCCCTCCGATCGCGCAGGACCGCCTCGAGCGCCGGCAGGACGGCAGGCTCGAGCTCATCTTCAAGAAGGTGTGGCGGGACGGCACCCGCGCGCTGGTGCTCGAGCCCCACGACCTGATTGCGCGGTTGGTGGCGGCCGTGCCGCCTCCACGCTTTCACATGCTCCGGTATTTCGGGGTGCTCTCGAGCCACTCATCGCGCCGGGCCCTCGTCGTGCCCAAGCCGCCCGTGGATGCGGCCTGTCACAAGCCACCTCCGGCTCGAGGGCGATCAGCTCGAGCTGCTCGGCGAGAAGGACGATGCGCCGGTCGGGCGGAAGCGGTGGGCGTGGTTGCTGGCGCACGTGTTCGCCGCCGATGTCGAGACGTGCCCACGTTGCTCCGGCCCGATGAGGTGGGCGGAGGTCGCCACGAGTCGCGCGGCCATCACGCGGCTGATTGCGGAGCACGAGGACGGCCTCGGATCGAGAGCGCCGCCCACGGCGAGAGTCCCCGTCCGCGTGCCCGAGCAATTGGGGATGGGGTTCGGGGAGAGGTGAGGCGACCGAAGGCTTCGCTGGGGCGGAGGTGTGTCGCGTGGGCTTGGCGAGGATGA